A genomic window from Salvia splendens isolate huo1 chromosome 11, SspV2, whole genome shotgun sequence includes:
- the LOC121755738 gene encoding uncharacterized protein LOC121755738, whose amino-acid sequence MAALSQANPSSISTASTHPTSPSNSPQSDLPKLEALIRESPDPPKPEERSPNEKFSDDSTKEGAGGDGGGEEEEEEEGECGFCLFMKAGGCRETFTDWEKCVEEGEKNKEDIVEKCVQATSALRKCMEAHSDYYAPLLDAEEAVMKQIEEEEKSDDSEKKEAP is encoded by the coding sequence ATGGCAGCGCTTTCACAAGCAAACCCTAGCTCCATCTCCACCGCATCCACCCACCCGACGTCTCCTTCAAATTCACCCCAATCTGACCTACCCAAACTCGAAGCCCTAATTCGAGAATCCCCTGATCCACCGAAACCAGAGGAAAGATCCCCAAATGAGAAATTTTCTGACGATTCGACCAAAGAAGGGGCCGGCGGCGATGGaggaggagaggaggaggaggaggaggaaggcgAGTGCGGATTCTGCTTGTTTATGAAAGCGGGCGGTTGCAGAGAAACTTTCACGGATTGGGAGAAGTGCGTGGAGGAAGGGGAGAAGAACAAAGAGGATATTGTGGAGAAATGCGTTCAGGCGACTTCGGCGTTGAGGAAGTGTATGGAGGCGCATTCCGATTACTATGCGCCGCTGCTCGATGCGGAGGAGGCGGTGATGAAGCAGATAGAGGAGGAAGAGAAATCAGATGATTCTGAGAAGAAGGAAGCGCCTTGA